One Gimesia aquarii DNA segment encodes these proteins:
- a CDS encoding aminotransferase class IV, which translates to MTQNLVYLNGEYVPANEARISIFDGAISLGMTVTESTRTFGHKPYRLRDHINRLFQSLKAARFEAGVTADKLERLTLEVWEKNQPGYDTGTDAWIIHNITPGQWVPSSGQRPAESQPTVMIVTLPLDLSYWADFYQTGCHAVTPFTRIQPAQSLDARIKNRSRFTYTLAESEVKLFDPMAQSLLLDTDGFLSENKGGNFFLVSNNRIRTPSTINCLDGISRQTIFQLAEQLNLPVEECQLLPYDVTTADEAFFTSTPYCIMPATKFNGTVIGNGEVGPVTKNLLAAWSELVGIDIIKQAQAP; encoded by the coding sequence ATGACGCAGAATCTGGTTTATCTGAACGGTGAATATGTTCCCGCAAATGAAGCAAGAATTTCCATCTTTGATGGAGCCATTAGTCTAGGAATGACTGTTACTGAATCCACACGAACATTCGGACACAAGCCGTATCGTTTGCGTGATCATATCAATCGTCTGTTTCAAAGTTTAAAAGCAGCACGCTTCGAAGCCGGTGTGACAGCTGATAAACTCGAACGGCTCACGCTGGAAGTCTGGGAGAAAAATCAGCCAGGCTACGATACAGGTACTGATGCCTGGATCATTCATAACATCACCCCCGGCCAATGGGTACCTTCGAGTGGCCAGAGACCAGCAGAATCTCAACCGACGGTTATGATTGTTACATTACCTCTTGACCTTTCCTATTGGGCAGACTTTTATCAAACAGGTTGCCATGCTGTGACACCGTTTACACGAATTCAACCTGCCCAGTCTCTTGACGCACGGATCAAAAATCGTAGTCGCTTTACTTATACACTTGCCGAATCTGAAGTAAAGCTTTTTGATCCGATGGCACAGAGTTTATTGCTCGATACAGATGGTTTTCTCTCCGAGAATAAAGGAGGTAACTTTTTTCTTGTGTCCAACAATCGAATTCGCACACCAAGTACGATCAACTGTCTGGATGGAATCAGTCGACAAACGATTTTTCAGCTCGCTGAGCAACTTAATCTACCAGTCGAAGAATGCCAGCTACTGCCTTACGATGTCACGACCGCTGATGAGGCATTTTTTACGAGTACACCTTACTGCATTATGCCAGCTACAAAATTCAACGGCACTGTGATTGGAAATGGTGAAGTTGGGCCAGTCACTAAAAATCTGTTAGCCGCCTGGAGCGAACTAGTGGGAATCGACATCATTAAACAAGCCCAGGCACCATAA
- a CDS encoding FAD:protein FMN transferase, which produces MSYVYQTCLLLSTITGNQQCTESEILTRYEFQEVHMGVQWRVLLYATNEVIANKASQNAFARVKELNKILSDYDPESELNKLCRLSGPGKPIKVSRPLLDTLKKSQSLSKETNGAFDVTISPVVRLWRRARRRKKLPDSQSLQSARSMVGYKLVRISDQNQTVELMKDNMRLDLGGIAKGYAADIALEEVKKNGVNRAMIDASGDIVLGDPPPNTCGWKIGISSGDEQKGKIDRYLLLHNMAVATSGDALQHVVINGKRYSHIVDPRTGVGLTDQSRVTVIAPDGMTADSLASAISVLGPEPGIKLINHKPGNACLIVRHENGRWIEYESTCFSCYELKQN; this is translated from the coding sequence ATGTCATACGTTTATCAGACATGCCTGCTTCTCTCCACCATAACAGGCAATCAACAATGCACGGAAAGCGAAATTCTTACTCGCTATGAATTTCAAGAAGTGCATATGGGAGTGCAATGGAGAGTTTTATTATATGCAACGAACGAGGTAATCGCAAACAAAGCCTCTCAAAATGCTTTTGCTCGTGTAAAGGAACTTAATAAAATCCTCAGCGATTATGACCCTGAAAGTGAATTAAACAAGTTATGTCGGTTATCAGGGCCGGGAAAGCCAATCAAAGTCAGTCGCCCCTTATTAGATACACTGAAAAAAAGTCAATCACTCTCTAAGGAAACAAATGGCGCGTTTGACGTTACAATCAGCCCTGTTGTACGCCTTTGGAGACGCGCTCGCCGTCGAAAAAAACTGCCTGACAGTCAAAGCTTACAATCAGCCCGTAGTATGGTCGGCTATAAACTAGTTCGTATATCAGACCAGAACCAAACGGTAGAGTTGATGAAAGATAATATGCGCCTTGACCTGGGAGGTATTGCAAAAGGTTACGCAGCAGATATCGCACTAGAAGAAGTAAAGAAAAACGGGGTGAACCGCGCCATGATTGATGCCAGCGGTGATATCGTTCTGGGTGATCCTCCACCAAATACATGTGGCTGGAAGATCGGCATCTCCTCCGGGGATGAGCAAAAGGGAAAGATCGATCGATACCTGTTATTACATAATATGGCGGTTGCCACTTCAGGTGATGCGCTGCAACATGTTGTAATTAATGGAAAACGTTACTCGCATATTGTTGATCCACGTACAGGAGTAGGTCTCACTGATCAAAGCCGCGTAACGGTCATTGCTCCAGATGGAATGACCGCCGACAGTCTCGCTTCCGCCATTAGTGTACTCGGTCCGGAACCAGGAATTAAGTTGATCAACCACAAACCAGGAAATGCGTGTTTGATTGTCAGACACGAAAACGGGCGATGGATCGAATATGAATCCACCTGTTTTTCCTGCTATGAACTGAAACAGAATTAA
- a CDS encoding formylglycine-generating enzyme family protein produces MLSVRRPGHLMQGKVAFLAAFLVSVSLANAGETEKTMKPYTEKIANTDVTFDMVPIPGGEFVLGSPAGEKKREDDEGPQIKVKIEPFWMGKHEVTWNEYDVWSFNLDIQRRKLTRVKADAKEKAADAVTRPTKPYTDMTFDMGHDGYPAICMTQLAAKTYCKWLSEKTGHYYRLPTEAEWEYACRAGTTTAYSFGDDPSKLDDYAWHYANCNDTYQKVGKKKPNPWGLYDMHGNVSEWVLDQYIPDAYKKWSGKGTLKFPVNVPTKLYPRIVRGGSWDDEPEELRSANRIYSSSDWKIQDPQLPQSIWYHTDAIMVGFRVVRPLKVPTAEERKKYNLDPIIPADEGR; encoded by the coding sequence ATGCTTAGCGTACGTCGCCCTGGTCATTTAATGCAAGGCAAAGTGGCATTCCTGGCCGCGTTCTTAGTTTCTGTTTCACTGGCCAATGCTGGTGAGACTGAAAAAACAATGAAGCCATATACCGAAAAAATTGCTAACACGGATGTCACATTTGATATGGTTCCCATCCCGGGAGGGGAATTTGTTTTAGGTAGCCCTGCCGGCGAAAAGAAGCGAGAAGACGACGAGGGGCCTCAGATCAAAGTCAAAATCGAACCATTCTGGATGGGCAAACACGAAGTCACCTGGAATGAATACGATGTCTGGAGTTTCAATCTGGATATTCAACGCCGAAAATTGACACGTGTAAAAGCAGACGCAAAAGAAAAAGCAGCTGACGCAGTGACACGCCCTACGAAGCCTTATACAGATATGACGTTCGATATGGGACACGATGGATACCCCGCAATCTGTATGACTCAGTTAGCAGCGAAAACTTACTGCAAATGGTTGAGTGAAAAAACAGGTCACTATTACCGTTTGCCCACAGAAGCAGAATGGGAATATGCCTGCCGCGCGGGAACAACTACTGCGTATTCCTTTGGTGATGATCCCTCTAAACTGGATGACTATGCTTGGCATTACGCCAACTGTAATGATACCTATCAAAAAGTTGGAAAGAAGAAGCCGAACCCTTGGGGATTGTATGATATGCATGGAAATGTTTCCGAGTGGGTACTCGACCAGTATATTCCCGATGCGTATAAAAAATGGAGCGGTAAAGGCACACTGAAGTTTCCTGTTAATGTACCAACCAAACTTTATCCACGCATTGTTCGCGGTGGCTCCTGGGACGATGAACCAGAGGAATTACGAAGTGCCAACCGTATCTATTCCAGTTCAGACTGGAAAATTCAGGATCCTCAACTTCCACAAAGTATTTGGTATCATACCGATGCCATTATGGTGGGGTTCCGTGTAGTTCGTCCTCTCAAAGTACCTACAGCCGAAGAACGGAAAAAATACAATCTTGATCCGATCATCCCGGCTGATGAAGGGCGTTAA
- a CDS encoding Gfo/Idh/MocA family oxidoreductase: MTQSNDQSTSRRDFLKVSTATAVGTGVLSSLGSTAHIYAGGDDKVKVGLVGCGGRGTGAASQALSTDGNVKLEAMADAFDDRLDRSLKNLQKQFSGRPERIDVAEEKKFVGFDAYQKVLDSGVDVVILATPPGFRPIHFEAAVNKGVHVFMEKPVATDVTGVKKVLAAAKKAKDKKLAVGVGLQRHHQAPYIETINRLKDGAIGDITSMRCYWNGGGVWEPRLDRKDAKSEMEYQMRNWYYYNWLCGDHINEQHIHNIDVCNWLKEDFPVKAYGMGGRQVRTDKKYGEIYDHFAVEFEYADGTRMYSQCRHIRNCWNSVTEHAQGSKGSCDISGAKYQTNAGYKWKYRGKKPNPYQVEHDDLFAAIRKGTPYNEAEYGAKSTMTAILGRLATYSGKPVTWDQAMASNVDLMPKDFSWEATPITVPDDNGFYPIPTPGVTKVL; the protein is encoded by the coding sequence ATGACTCAATCTAATGATCAATCCACCTCAAGACGTGACTTTTTAAAAGTATCTACGGCAACTGCAGTAGGAACAGGAGTGCTTTCCTCTTTAGGTTCAACGGCTCATATTTATGCCGGTGGTGACGATAAAGTTAAAGTTGGTCTTGTAGGTTGTGGAGGCCGTGGTACTGGTGCTGCTTCTCAGGCATTGTCGACTGATGGAAATGTTAAACTGGAAGCGATGGCCGATGCGTTTGATGATCGGTTAGACAGAAGTTTGAAAAACCTCCAGAAACAGTTTTCTGGTCGTCCAGAACGAATTGATGTCGCTGAGGAGAAAAAATTTGTCGGTTTCGATGCCTACCAAAAAGTCCTCGACAGTGGTGTCGATGTGGTGATTTTGGCCACGCCTCCTGGTTTTCGCCCCATTCATTTTGAAGCTGCCGTCAATAAAGGTGTGCATGTCTTCATGGAAAAACCGGTTGCTACCGATGTGACTGGAGTTAAAAAAGTGTTAGCGGCTGCTAAGAAAGCCAAGGATAAAAAACTGGCTGTTGGTGTCGGTTTACAACGTCATCATCAAGCTCCTTATATCGAAACCATTAACCGTTTGAAAGATGGTGCCATTGGTGATATCACATCAATGCGTTGTTATTGGAACGGAGGTGGTGTCTGGGAACCGCGTTTGGACCGCAAAGATGCGAAGTCAGAAATGGAATATCAGATGCGAAACTGGTATTACTACAACTGGCTCTGTGGTGATCACATTAACGAGCAGCACATTCACAATATTGATGTCTGCAACTGGCTAAAAGAAGATTTTCCTGTCAAAGCTTATGGGATGGGAGGACGTCAGGTGCGTACCGACAAGAAGTACGGTGAAATCTATGATCACTTCGCGGTCGAGTTCGAATATGCAGACGGAACTCGCATGTATAGCCAATGTCGACACATTCGCAACTGCTGGAATAGTGTGACAGAACACGCTCAAGGAAGTAAAGGTTCTTGCGATATCAGTGGTGCCAAATATCAGACCAATGCCGGTTACAAATGGAAGTATCGTGGCAAAAAGCCGAATCCCTATCAGGTGGAACACGATGATTTGTTTGCCGCTATCCGTAAGGGAACGCCCTATAACGAAGCTGAATATGGTGCGAAATCAACCATGACAGCAATTTTGGGTCGACTGGCAACTTATAGCGGCAAACCCGTCACATGGGACCAGGCCATGGCTTCCAATGTTGATTTGATGCCCAAAGATTTTTCCTGGGAAGCAACTCCCATTACAGTTCCAGATGACAATGGATTTTACCCGATTCCAACACCGGGTGTAACGAAAGTCCTCTAA
- a CDS encoding acetyltransferase translates to MPHQNQITSLVPSDYLQALELWESSVRATHSFLTEQEIQSLKPLVHSECLLKIPLFCMRDETGGVIGFIGVDIPKIEALFIDPAWRGKGIGRKLLEYAINEMQAELVDVNEQNQQALGFYQHMGFEIAHRSEVDGFGKPYPLLHLKLPG, encoded by the coding sequence ATGCCTCATCAGAATCAGATCACGAGCCTTGTCCCCTCTGATTACCTTCAGGCTTTAGAGCTTTGGGAATCTTCTGTGCGTGCTACGCATAGTTTTTTGACAGAACAAGAGATTCAGTCTCTCAAACCTCTGGTGCATTCAGAATGTTTGCTGAAGATTCCTTTGTTTTGCATGCGCGACGAGACAGGAGGCGTAATTGGTTTTATAGGAGTAGACATACCAAAAATTGAAGCGTTGTTTATAGATCCTGCCTGGCGAGGGAAAGGCATCGGCCGCAAATTGCTGGAATATGCAATCAATGAAATGCAGGCCGAATTGGTTGATGTTAATGAGCAGAACCAACAGGCACTTGGCTTTTATCAACATATGGGATTTGAAATCGCTCATCGCTCCGAAGTGGATGGCTTTGGCAAGCCGTATCCTTTATTACACCTCAAACTACCCGGCTGA
- a CDS encoding DUF1552 domain-containing protein has protein sequence MAQPISRRTVLRGMGAALALPWLDAMTSSSRAAETLSKPPVRTAFLFMPNGVVPKHWDPPQKGNDQFDLTPMLKPLAGVKKEFLLLENLWNEQTVGRNGHWPKVPAFLSGGFVVRTSGRDMDTGGTSLDQFMARQIGNRTPLPTFELGVDPARNGVDNIGGGFTRIYGSHIAWRDPHSPVPKEIIPQLAFDRLFRTSSAGPVVSGFNPDQPQVIKSLQCDDTSVLDLVREDAKSLQRKVGINDRAKIDEYLDSVRSVERRIESAMKPQKRWINEGRFDLPRPGPGIPKSHEEHVRLMLDIMVLAFWTDSTRISTFMFGNAQTGRNFSFLDGVKGSFHQLSHHREQQKERNMYEAIGTWHIKQLAYVIDKMRSLSEGESTLLDNSMLLFGSTIKDGNRHTEHNLPVILAGKGGGTIRPNRRLTAPKDTPMCNLYVSMLNRMGIKADRFGDSTGELKGLI, from the coding sequence ATGGCACAACCAATTTCAAGAAGAACAGTGTTACGAGGAATGGGCGCAGCCTTGGCACTACCCTGGCTGGATGCGATGACATCTTCCAGTCGTGCAGCCGAAACGCTCTCAAAGCCTCCAGTTCGTACCGCCTTTCTCTTCATGCCGAATGGCGTTGTGCCTAAGCACTGGGATCCTCCTCAAAAGGGAAACGATCAATTTGATCTGACACCGATGCTCAAGCCATTAGCAGGAGTCAAAAAGGAATTCCTGCTGCTGGAAAATCTCTGGAACGAACAGACTGTGGGACGAAACGGCCATTGGCCAAAAGTACCCGCTTTTCTTTCGGGTGGATTTGTCGTTCGAACTTCAGGTCGTGACATGGATACGGGTGGTACGTCACTCGACCAGTTCATGGCACGTCAGATCGGCAATCGGACTCCATTACCAACGTTTGAACTTGGTGTGGACCCCGCAAGAAATGGTGTCGATAATATCGGTGGTGGATTCACGCGTATCTATGGCTCTCATATTGCCTGGCGCGATCCGCATTCACCCGTCCCCAAAGAAATTATTCCCCAGCTCGCCTTTGATCGACTGTTTCGAACCAGTTCTGCAGGGCCTGTCGTCTCAGGCTTCAATCCAGACCAGCCTCAGGTCATTAAGTCACTACAGTGTGATGATACGAGTGTATTAGATCTGGTACGCGAAGATGCAAAATCGTTACAACGAAAAGTAGGTATCAATGATCGTGCAAAAATCGATGAATACCTGGACTCGGTGCGGTCTGTTGAGAGACGCATCGAATCAGCGATGAAGCCACAAAAACGCTGGATTAATGAAGGACGATTTGATCTTCCCCGTCCTGGTCCGGGAATCCCCAAGAGTCATGAGGAGCACGTACGTTTAATGCTCGATATTATGGTGCTTGCCTTCTGGACTGATTCCACACGGATTTCAACATTCATGTTCGGAAATGCACAAACGGGACGTAATTTCTCGTTCCTGGATGGTGTCAAAGGGAGTTTCCATCAGCTATCGCACCACCGTGAACAACAAAAAGAACGCAATATGTATGAAGCCATCGGAACCTGGCACATCAAGCAGTTGGCTTACGTGATTGATAAAATGCGTTCACTGAGTGAAGGTGAATCCACCCTGCTTGACAATTCCATGCTACTCTTTGGTTCTACTATCAAAGATGGAAATCGGCATACCGAGCACAATCTACCTGTTATTCTCGCAGGTAAAGGAGGGGGTACGATTCGCCCCAATCGCCGGTTAACGGCTCCCAAGGACACGCCGATGTGTAACCTTTATGTTTCGATGCTCAACCGTATGGGTATCAAAGCAGATCGCTTCGGCGACAGTACTGGTGAATTAAAGGGCTTGATTTAA
- a CDS encoding DUF1592 domain-containing protein, which yields MRIALLCQIAFLMSSNSFAASPEPADYFEKSVRPVLVKYCADCHDPKDSKNDVGLLKAITADEISQSRKIWHSASHQLRNRTMPPADEPQPTEAERLRIANWIETYLRETACNHGPHAGRVLPRRLNRTEYDHTIRDLFGLELKFSEKFPNDGAGGEGFDNNGETLFLPPILMERYLEAAQQVLDAAIITPPLVKTYLASDFLPPVTKRQQGTRTIPTGKEITVIESIYLTSDYEVKIKFQLPEKNSMNVILKIDGIKAHRFKLSDQTDQTVSTNVRLMRGLHSITLAVPNEEPSVKVASMELTEQRGKPFLTKKELHQRIFQVAGKDLPQNRDAAHKIIREIARKAYRRPLTEDELSQLMQLYDRAAKRNDPYEERIKLSLKAVLVSPHFLFRTEANKTQAGIQPISEYELATRLSYFFWASTPDEELLRLANQAQLHKESVLNQQITRMLADAKARSLSKQFTEQWLGTKDVGGRVAPVGGDFRDVYSTELALDFREEAIQMMDYIFQKNRSLLEIVDADYAFLNQRLAKHYGVEGVKGRKFRKVSITDGKRGGVLGLGGVHMLTSYPKRTSPVLRGAWVLETLLGTPVPSPPPGVPPLKEKSKQNKKRSIRQVLEAHREHATCAACHDIIDPIGFGLENYDLFGRWREKERGQPVDATGEFPSGETFAGPAELKKVLLKRKDELARHFTAKMLGYALGRSLEDADACTIETIVKKLEQNGYQSQALIREIVFCTPFLYRDGVMAEVESEKTK from the coding sequence ATGCGTATCGCTTTATTATGCCAGATCGCATTCCTGATGAGTAGTAACAGCTTTGCTGCCTCACCAGAGCCGGCAGACTACTTTGAAAAGTCGGTTCGTCCCGTCCTGGTTAAGTATTGTGCAGATTGTCATGACCCGAAAGACTCTAAAAACGATGTGGGACTGCTTAAGGCAATCACTGCAGATGAAATCTCTCAATCCAGAAAGATCTGGCACAGCGCATCTCATCAATTACGAAATCGAACGATGCCTCCTGCAGATGAACCTCAGCCGACAGAAGCGGAGCGGTTAAGGATTGCAAACTGGATCGAAACGTATCTGCGTGAAACGGCCTGTAACCATGGTCCACACGCAGGACGTGTTTTACCACGTCGTTTGAATCGAACAGAATATGATCATACCATCCGCGATTTATTTGGTTTAGAGCTCAAGTTCTCAGAGAAATTCCCCAATGATGGTGCGGGTGGTGAAGGCTTCGACAATAATGGAGAAACTTTATTCCTGCCACCGATTTTAATGGAACGCTATTTGGAAGCAGCTCAACAGGTTCTGGACGCTGCGATTATTACACCTCCGCTCGTAAAAACGTATCTAGCCTCTGACTTTCTACCTCCTGTTACTAAAAGACAACAGGGTACTCGCACAATCCCTACCGGCAAAGAAATTACTGTCATCGAAAGTATCTATCTCACTAGCGATTATGAAGTGAAAATCAAATTTCAACTGCCTGAGAAGAATTCAATGAATGTTATTTTAAAGATCGATGGTATTAAAGCGCATCGTTTTAAACTCAGTGATCAAACCGATCAAACGGTCTCTACTAATGTGCGACTTATGCGCGGCTTACATTCGATTACGCTTGCTGTTCCCAATGAGGAACCTTCCGTTAAAGTTGCATCAATGGAGTTGACGGAGCAAAGAGGTAAACCGTTCCTTACTAAAAAAGAACTACATCAGCGTATTTTTCAAGTTGCAGGGAAAGATCTACCACAAAATCGAGATGCGGCTCATAAAATCATACGAGAAATCGCGAGGAAAGCTTATCGACGGCCACTTACGGAAGATGAACTTTCACAACTGATGCAACTTTATGATCGTGCCGCGAAACGAAATGATCCGTATGAGGAACGGATTAAGTTGTCACTCAAAGCCGTCCTGGTTTCTCCGCATTTTTTATTTCGTACGGAAGCTAATAAAACACAAGCCGGCATACAACCAATTTCCGAGTATGAATTGGCAACGCGGCTTTCCTATTTCTTCTGGGCCAGCACACCAGATGAAGAATTATTACGATTGGCCAACCAGGCTCAGTTACATAAAGAGTCAGTTCTGAATCAACAGATTACGAGAATGTTAGCTGACGCCAAAGCACGGTCCTTATCAAAACAATTTACCGAACAATGGTTGGGTACCAAAGATGTCGGCGGTCGTGTGGCGCCTGTGGGTGGTGATTTCCGTGATGTTTACTCCACAGAGCTGGCACTGGATTTTCGTGAAGAAGCGATTCAGATGATGGATTACATTTTCCAGAAAAACCGTAGCCTCCTGGAAATCGTCGATGCTGACTATGCTTTTTTGAATCAACGTCTGGCGAAACATTACGGGGTGGAAGGAGTCAAAGGCCGCAAATTTCGCAAAGTCTCGATTACAGATGGGAAACGAGGAGGTGTGCTGGGTTTAGGGGGCGTGCATATGCTGACTTCTTATCCTAAACGGACCAGTCCCGTTTTAAGAGGTGCCTGGGTACTGGAAACGCTACTAGGAACACCAGTTCCGTCACCACCACCGGGAGTTCCCCCACTTAAGGAAAAGAGTAAACAGAATAAAAAGCGTTCGATCCGCCAGGTGTTAGAGGCCCATCGTGAACATGCTACTTGTGCAGCTTGCCATGATATTATTGATCCCATCGGTTTTGGACTGGAAAATTACGACCTGTTTGGTCGATGGAGAGAAAAAGAACGAGGCCAACCTGTGGATGCCACTGGTGAATTTCCCTCTGGTGAAACATTTGCAGGCCCTGCTGAATTGAAGAAAGTTCTTCTGAAGCGAAAAGATGAACTGGCACGCCATTTTACAGCCAAAATGCTAGGGTATGCGTTGGGGCGAAGTTTGGAAGATGCTGATGCCTGCACCATAGAAACCATTGTCAAAAAACTGGAACAAAATGGGTATCAATCACAGGCATTGATTCGTGAAATCGTTTTCTGCACGCCATTTCTCTATCGCGATGGAGTTATGGCTGAGGTAGAATCAGAAAAAACAAAATAA
- a CDS encoding ion transporter, translated as MADKNTAQETKKQAWRERLYEIIFEADTPAGKYFDVVLLIAILTSVFVIMLESVESIDARFKNGFTYAEWFFTVLFTFEYGARILCARRPIRYIFSFYGIVDLLSILPTYVLVLESYGMESDELHRLGVIRALRLLRAFRIFKLGHMLSGAAELREAIWATRSKITVFLATVVIAVVIEGAALHLIEGPENPGFSSIPQSMYWAIVTMTTVGYGDATPETPLGKCLAAIIMVLGYSLIIVPTGLVTAELAHAGGNFTATRITTQVCPECMKEGHEVDATFCKFCGSRL; from the coding sequence ATGGCTGATAAGAATACTGCTCAAGAGACTAAAAAACAGGCTTGGCGTGAAAGGTTGTATGAGATCATTTTCGAAGCAGACACACCCGCCGGTAAATATTTTGATGTTGTCCTCTTGATCGCGATTCTAACAAGTGTTTTCGTCATCATGTTGGAGAGTGTTGAATCCATTGATGCCCGATTTAAGAATGGGTTTACCTACGCCGAGTGGTTTTTTACAGTTTTGTTTACCTTCGAATATGGAGCACGCATTCTTTGTGCTCGTCGACCAATACGCTATATTTTCAGCTTCTATGGTATTGTGGATCTACTTTCCATCTTACCTACATATGTGCTCGTCCTTGAATCATATGGAATGGAGTCAGATGAGCTTCATCGACTAGGGGTGATTCGTGCACTTCGTCTGTTGCGCGCCTTCCGTATCTTTAAGTTAGGGCACATGTTGTCGGGAGCGGCTGAATTACGAGAAGCGATTTGGGCGACTCGTTCAAAAATTACAGTCTTTCTTGCCACTGTTGTCATTGCTGTTGTCATTGAAGGCGCCGCGCTTCACTTAATCGAAGGTCCTGAAAATCCTGGTTTCAGTTCCATTCCCCAAAGTATGTATTGGGCAATTGTCACGATGACTACAGTTGGTTATGGTGATGCCACACCAGAAACTCCCCTTGGAAAATGTCTGGCGGCAATCATCATGGTCCTGGGCTATAGTCTCATTATTGTTCCTACAGGACTTGTGACGGCAGAATTAGCACATGCTGGAGGTAATTTTACAGCAACTCGAATTACGACCCAGGTTTGTCCGGAATGTATGAAAGAAGGGCACGAAGTGGATGCCACATTCTGCAAATTCTGTGGATCACGTCTCTAA
- a CDS encoding VWA domain-containing protein — translation MRKLFHFTVLALVSLGLMNQPIQAKEKPQPTKTTQPSVELAILLDTSGSMQGLINQARSQLWKIVNELATAKQNGQVPVMKVALYEYGKSSLPASEGYMRQIMPLTENLDQLSEELFALKTNGGEEYCGHVIQAATNGLKWSDSDKSLKLIFIAGNEPFTQGKVDFKVACPAAIKKGITINTIFCGPEQTGIQTGWKEGALLADGSFLSINHGVQVVTPKTPYDRKLSELSRSINKTYLFYGSQKAKNESSASQLSADGLAGQSSPASSADRAAFKGSGRYRVKADLIDAIAGKKVKLQELKQEELPAELKKLTKKEQTAYIEKKQKERKAIQLQIQELTKKRNKFIADEMKKQQNQKKETTFDTAVIKALKSQAVKKNFQFQSE, via the coding sequence ATGCGCAAACTTTTTCATTTCACTGTGTTAGCTTTAGTGTCTTTAGGCTTGATGAATCAACCAATTCAAGCAAAGGAAAAACCGCAACCGACGAAAACCACACAGCCTTCTGTCGAATTAGCGATTCTGCTTGATACCAGTGGTAGTATGCAAGGCTTGATTAATCAGGCACGCTCACAGCTCTGGAAAATTGTCAATGAATTGGCCACAGCTAAACAGAATGGTCAAGTTCCTGTGATGAAAGTGGCCTTGTATGAATATGGGAAAAGTAGTCTTCCGGCCAGTGAAGGTTACATGCGACAAATTATGCCACTTACAGAAAACCTGGATCAGCTTTCAGAAGAATTATTTGCTCTGAAGACAAACGGTGGTGAAGAATATTGTGGACATGTCATTCAAGCAGCCACGAATGGCCTTAAGTGGAGTGATTCTGACAAAAGTCTGAAGTTGATTTTTATTGCAGGAAACGAACCGTTTACACAAGGGAAAGTCGATTTCAAGGTGGCATGCCCGGCTGCTATCAAAAAAGGAATCACCATTAATACGATCTTTTGTGGACCAGAACAAACGGGAATTCAAACAGGATGGAAAGAGGGCGCTCTTTTGGCAGATGGATCTTTTTTGAGCATTAATCACGGGGTTCAGGTTGTGACTCCCAAAACACCCTATGATCGGAAATTAAGCGAACTAAGTCGGAGTATCAATAAAACCTACCTCTTTTACGGTTCTCAAAAAGCGAAGAATGAATCAAGTGCCAGTCAGCTTTCCGCTGACGGACTGGCAGGACAGTCAAGTCCCGCTTCCAGTGCCGACCGTGCTGCCTTTAAAGGATCGGGACGTTACCGCGTCAAAGCAGATTTAATCGATGCAATTGCCGGTAAAAAAGTCAAGCTGCAAGAATTGAAGCAAGAAGAACTTCCCGCCGAGCTGAAAAAGTTGACGAAAAAAGAGCAGACTGCTTATATCGAGAAAAAACAGAAAGAACGAAAAGCGATTCAACTTCAGATTCAAGAACTCACCAAAAAACGAAACAAGTTCATTGCGGATGAAATGAAGAAGCAACAAAACCAGAAAAAAGAAACCACGTTTGATACGGCTGTCATCAAAGCTTTGAAATCGCAGGCTGTGAAAAAGAATTTTCAGTTTCAATCTGAATGA